In the genome of Fervidobacterium nodosum Rt17-B1, the window GGAATAAACCTTTACATACTGGTGTACCCTTGTTTTCTTTAACAAAGTTGTAGAAGACTTTGATAGCTTCTACTGGATCTCCCTCTGTTACATACAAAACCGCTGTGGGACCAAAGAATGAACTTTCATGAGAATCAACATCGTAACCAGAGTTCTTCAAAGCCATCTTTAAAAGTGTGTTTTTTACAACGGTTAACCTTGCACCACTACCAAGTTTTTCTCTTAAAGCTCTTCTTAAATTTGTCATTTGTGCAACGGTCAAACCTTTAAAGTCTGTGAAAAGAACAAGTGATGAATTTTGAAACTCGCTGGTAAGTTCTTGAACCAACTGTTCCTTTTCTGGTCTTCTAAGCACATCTTCACCTCCAATCTCTAAATAAAAACAAAAAATGCCTCTTTCCGAGGCATAACAAAAGAGAACTCCAGCTAAAAAGCGGGTTTCTCTTTTGTGCCTCCTGCAGGCGACCACTTGGGTCTTTTTTGTACCTGCATTCTTCGGCAAACATTGAGATATACCAATGCTATATTTTACCAGATATTGATTTTTATTAGTGAAAAAAATGTAACAAAAGCATGAATTTTTATTTTGGGTTATAGGGGTGGTAAATCGGAAAGCCATACGTTTAATGCGGTTCCTTCTGACGTAATTTCGAATTCGTATTTATCCACATAGAGACCTTTTTCATGAATCTTAATGTTTAACTTTTTTTCATTTGCCAATGAGATGAGTTGTTTAATTGTCCAGCCTTTTATATTTGGAATTTCTGCGTTATTTGAGTTTTGTGAATTCTTAGTTTGATATTGTATTAACTCTTCAACCACATTTTTAAAAAGTGGTGCTGCGACTATACTGCTTAACTTTTCTTTTTGTGGAGAATCTACCCAAACAAGGATTGTGTATTCTTTATCTAACTTAACTTGACCAATAAAGAGTGCTGTAACATCCTTTTTCCCATTTTTTTGTGCTGTACCAGTCTTACCTAAGATTTTTATTTCATCAACTTTTGCATTTACTCCTGTACCTTTCTCTACAACATCAAGAAGCATTGTCTTAACTATTTTTGCTGTATCAGCCGAAAGAATTTTTTTAGTTCTAATTTCACCTGATTCATCAAGTGTTGGAGAAACGTATATACCATCATTTACAATTGAATTGAAAGCAGCTAATAATTGAATAGGTGTAACTCCTATTGATTGGCCAATTCCAATGAACGCCCAATCTGCACGATACCATTTGTCAGGTGGATTAAGCTTACCGGGAATCTCTCCTAACAATTCAATTCCAGTTTCTTTTCCAAAACCAAAAGATGTTAGTATCTCATAAAGTTTCTCTTGACCATATGTATCAATTATTTTTTTAGTGGTTAAAATAGAGACAACGTTACAGGAATGGACAAGTCCATCGTAAAGCGTTATATTTTCGTGTTTTTCAAGGTCTTTTATTGTTAAATCAAGTCCTTCTATGGGTTTAATGTACCCTGGACAATAAAAATTTGTTTCTGGTGTAACTAACCCAAGTTCAAGTGCAGCTGCAAAAAGTATAGGTTTTATTGTAGAGCCTGGTTCAAGATATCCCATATAGTATGTTGGCCAACTTTGAGTAGTTAGTGCGACTCTTATTTTCCCGGTTTTACTCTCCATCAATAATATTCCAACTTCAGTTGCTTGTTTTTCTAATTGATATTTTTTAGCAAAATCATAAAGTTTTTTTTGAAGAGATATATCAATTGTTAATCTTATATCTTTACCATTTTCTGGTTCAATTCTTACTGATTTAACTCTGTTTCCTATAAAACTTGAATAGCTAATAGAAATTATCCCATCTCTAATGGGTCTCAATAATTTATCAAAGTACGCTTCTGCCCCACTGATGCCACATCTTTGTTCAGTACGGCCTACGATGAAATTCAAAGCAAAATCTTGGATAGAAATTCTCCGCTCCTCTTGCTCTATGTTGACAAACTTTAAATACTGGGGCGGTATCTTTTTTTGTATTTCTTCTCTTTTTGAAAAAGAACCAAGTCTTAAGATGTTCTTATTATCTAAGTCAACGAGCTTTTCGGATAATCCAAAATTAGAAAGCATCTTTATAAAATCCGGATCACGCTTAAAGGCATTACCGGCAATTGCTTTCAAATATCTAATATCTAAGTATGCTGTATAAACGACTTCACTTGTTGCTAAAAGCCTCCCACGTGAGTCATATATATTACCCCTCAGTGCAACTACTTTGCTGTTTATAGCGTATTGATTAGTATATATATTATTCCATATTTTGAAAATTAGTATTGATAATATTAATACAAAAGATATAAATGCAATTTTGTATCTCTTATTACTCAACTTATTCAATTTATTACATCACGCCCCATAACAATTTTTGTAATTTGTAACCCAAGTACCTCGCTTTGTTGTTCAATTATTGAAAGATTTTCTCTATAAATTGAAAGTTCTTTACTTAATTGGACCGTTCTCCAATTAAGTATATATGCACTAAGAGCAAGTATAACCAACAAAACAATAGGAATCAAGTATTTGAAAAAAGTTGAAATAAAACTACTTTCTTTTTCAAGGATAACTTCTCTCTGTTTGGCCCTTACTAAAGTCATAAATATCCCCCTTCGCTCCGCTAGATTTTTAAATAGATAGAATAAAATAAAATGAATAAATGGATCGACAAGGAACGGTCTAAGTGAAAGCTTCGTTCGGACTATAAACCACTTTGAACTGGTTTTGTAAATTAAAGTTTTAATGGGGATTAAACTCGCTCCGCTAATCTAAGTTTGGCGCTTCTAGCTCTTGGATTTTCGGCTACTTCAAAAGTTGTTGGACTGATAAAATCACCAATAGGTTTTAACCTCTTATCATTCTTAAATACGTGTTTTACAATCCTATCTTCTAATGAATGGAAAGAAATAATAGCTAATCTACCACCAGAATTTAGATAATCTGGTGCGAATTCAAGAAATTTAGAAATATTCTCAATTTCTTTATTTACCTCAATTCTTATAGCTTGGAAAGTTTTTGTGGCAAAATGGCGTTTCCTATTATGCACTTCCTTGTACGGGAGTGCCCTCTTAATTACTTCAACAAGTTGTCTTGTTGTTTGTATAGGTCTATTTTGGACAATTGCTCTTGCAATTCTTCGGGAAAAATTTTCTTCACCATAGTTGTATATAATATCGGCTAATTTTTCCTCAGGATAGGTATTAACAATATGGTAGGCTGTTAAATTATTCTCGAGGTTCATTCTCATATCAAGAGGTTCATCTTGATTAAAAGAAAAACCTCTACCCTCAGCTTTGAGTTGGTAGGTTGATACTCCCAAATCAACAAGTAGTCCATCAACTTTATGGACTTGTAATAAACTCAATAAGACGGGTAATTCTACGTAGGAGAATTTAAAAAGCTGAACATTAGGGTAGGACAACAAATTGTGCTCTGCTATTTGTAATACTTCACTATCGACATCAATTCCAATAACCCTACCACCATATGGTAACACACGTTCTGCTATAGCTCGAGTGTGTCCGCCTTCTCCTACAGTGCAATCTACATACACCCCGTCCGGCTTCCAAATTAAATTTTCAACAACCTCATTTAATAATACCGGGATGTGATGATCGTTATATACTCTATTCATCTTTTCTCCGCTCCGCTAAAATTAGAAAAAGACTGTTTATATTGTAAAGTAAAAGAATAACAAAATGCAATTTTGTATTAAAAAATAACATGTTGTAAGATGCTTTATTTATGGTGTTTTTTGACAACTTTTTAAAATATACTTGGGTATAGTAAAAATTAACATTTTGTTAATCAGAAAAATAAAAATAGCGGTTGCCAATATTTTGAATTGAGCAACCGCTATTTTTTAATTATTTTTATAATTTATGTTTTATGGAACAATCTTTGTTCCAGTTTCACCTTTTAGGGCTTTATCGAGTACTGCCATATCTGTGATTATACATTCGCGACCCGTTGATGAAACAAAATCAATGGCCGCTTCAATTTTTGGCCCCATGCTTCCAGATGGAAATTGCCCTTCAGCAAGGTATTTTTTTGCTTCTTCAACCGTTAGTTTATCGACTTCAAATTGATCTGGCTTTTTGTAATTTATGCAGACTTTTTCTACACCTGTTAATATTATTAAAATATCTGCTTCTACTTCCTTTGCTAATAATGCACTTGCCCTGTCTTTATCTATAACTGCTTCCACGCCTTTGAACATGCCGTTTTCTTTGACAACGGGTATTCCACCACCACCAGCTGCGATTACTATAACGTCTTTTTCTACTAACATTTTTATAACTTCTTTTTCAACAATATCTAGTGGTATTGGTGATGGTACGACTCTTCTATAGCCTCTTCCAGCATCTTCTTTCATTATCCAGCCTTTTTCTTGTGCAAGTTTTTCAGCCTCTTCTTTGGAATAGAATGGTCCAACAGGTTTCGTTGGTTTTTGAAATGCGGGATCGTTTTTATCTACTTCTATTTGTGTTACTATAGCAGCTATTTGTCTTTCAATATTTCGCCTTTTTAGTTCATTTTCTAAAGTAAGAGCTATCATATAGCCAAGACTACCTTGCGTTTGTGCATCGTTTACGTCGATTGGGAATGGTGGAATTACATGCTTTGCAAGATCTTGTTGTACAAGCAAGTTTCCAACTTGTGGACCGTTCCCGTGTGTGATAATGATATCGTACTCATCAAGCATACCTGCTAAGTAGTGTGCTGTTTCTGAAAGATTTTTAATCATGTTTTCTGCTGTTGGTTCCTCACCAGGTCTGTTTACTGCGTTTCCACCAATTGCTACAACTGCGAGTTTTTTCATTGCTTTACACCTCCAAAACTTAGATATTTTTGGTATTTATCATTATGATAAAGCAATTGCCAATGCTATCGATGCAAATTTAGAATCGCTTGTGTCGGCTCTTGAAATAACTATTACTGGTACCTTGGCTCCAGCTATTATACCTGCAATTCTTCCGTTAGCAAAGTATACAGCTGATTTACCAAGGAAATTTCCACTGTGTATGTCTGGAACAACTAAGATATCTGCATGCCCTGCTACATCCCCTTTCACACCTTTTACTTCCGCAGCGTAAATACTAAGCGCATTATCGATACCAAGTGGACCATCTATTTTGCAGTTTTTTATTTGTCCTCTTTCGTTCATTTTAGCAATTATTGCTGCCTCCATTGTTTCAGGCATATCGGGATTGACTGTCTCAACGGCAGCTATAAGACCAACTTTTGGTATTTCATAACCGAGTTTTCTTGCTACTTCCACAGCGTTTTGTATTATCTGCACTTTTTGCTCCAATGTTGGTCTTATAACCATTCCACCATCAGTGACAAATATCAATCTATTTACACCTGGGACTTCAACAACAGCAACGTGTGAGAGTAATCTATCGGTTCTTAACCCAAATTCTTTGTCAAGTACAGCTTTAAGTAATGTTGATGTTTTAACTAATCCTTTCATAACTATGTGTGCTTTTCCTTCTATTATACTTTTAACTGCTTGTTTGGAAGCGTCTTCTTCTGTTCGGCAATCGACGACAGGAAATTCGGCGCCTATCTCTTCTAGGTTTTTTTCAATGATTTCTTTTTTTCCAAAGAGTATTGCGGAAACTCCCAAATCTTTTGCTTCGTGTACCGCTTTTATTGCTTCTTTATCCTCTCCACCAGCAATAGCAATAATCTTGTTTTTTCCTTTTGCCAAT includes:
- a CDS encoding peptidoglycan D,D-transpeptidase FtsI family protein; the protein is MNKLSNKRYKIAFISFVLILSILIFKIWNNIYTNQYAINSKVVALRGNIYDSRGRLLATSEVVYTAYLDIRYLKAIAGNAFKRDPDFIKMLSNFGLSEKLVDLDNKNILRLGSFSKREEIQKKIPPQYLKFVNIEQEERRISIQDFALNFIVGRTEQRCGISGAEAYFDKLLRPIRDGIISISYSSFIGNRVKSVRIEPENGKDIRLTIDISLQKKLYDFAKKYQLEKQATEVGILLMESKTGKIRVALTTQSWPTYYMGYLEPGSTIKPILFAAALELGLVTPETNFYCPGYIKPIEGLDLTIKDLEKHENITLYDGLVHSCNVVSILTTKKIIDTYGQEKLYEILTSFGFGKETGIELLGEIPGKLNPPDKWYRADWAFIGIGQSIGVTPIQLLAAFNSIVNDGIYVSPTLDESGEIRTKKILSADTAKIVKTMLLDVVEKGTGVNAKVDEIKILGKTGTAQKNGKKDVTALFIGQVKLDKEYTILVWVDSPQKEKLSSIVAAPLFKNVVEELIQYQTKNSQNSNNAEIPNIKGWTIKQLISLANEKKLNIKIHEKGLYVDKYEFEITSEGTALNVWLSDLPPL
- a CDS encoding bifunctional enoyl-CoA hydratase/phosphate acetyltransferase — protein: MLKTLDDIIELAKGKNKIIAIAGGEDKEAIKAVHEAKDLGVSAILFGKKEIIEKNLEEIGAEFPVVDCRTEEDASKQAVKSIIEGKAHIVMKGLVKTSTLLKAVLDKEFGLRTDRLLSHVAVVEVPGVNRLIFVTDGGMVIRPTLEQKVQIIQNAVEVARKLGYEIPKVGLIAAVETVNPDMPETMEAAIIAKMNERGQIKNCKIDGPLGIDNALSIYAAEVKGVKGDVAGHADILVVPDIHSGNFLGKSAVYFANGRIAGIIAGAKVPVIVISRADTSDSKFASIALAIALS
- the arcC gene encoding carbamate kinase; this translates as MKKLAVVAIGGNAVNRPGEEPTAENMIKNLSETAHYLAGMLDEYDIIITHGNGPQVGNLLVQQDLAKHVIPPFPIDVNDAQTQGSLGYMIALTLENELKRRNIERQIAAIVTQIEVDKNDPAFQKPTKPVGPFYSKEEAEKLAQEKGWIMKEDAGRGYRRVVPSPIPLDIVEKEVIKMLVEKDVIVIAAGGGGIPVVKENGMFKGVEAVIDKDRASALLAKEVEADILIILTGVEKVCINYKKPDQFEVDKLTVEEAKKYLAEGQFPSGSMGPKIEAAIDFVSSTGRECIITDMAVLDKALKGETGTKIVP
- the rplJ gene encoding 50S ribosomal protein L10: MLRRPEKEQLVQELTSEFQNSSLVLFTDFKGLTVAQMTNLRRALREKLGSGARLTVVKNTLLKMALKNSGYDVDSHESSFFGPTAVLYVTEGDPVEAIKVFYNFVKENKGTPVCKGLFLERKFFAGEQLEDLSKLPSRDQLIAMVVGGIQAPIRGLVNSLAGVLRSVLYALNAIKEQKEKQ
- the rsmH gene encoding 16S rRNA (cytosine(1402)-N(4))-methyltransferase RsmH gives rise to the protein MNRVYNDHHIPVLLNEVVENLIWKPDGVYVDCTVGEGGHTRAIAERVLPYGGRVIGIDVDSEVLQIAEHNLLSYPNVQLFKFSYVELPVLLSLLQVHKVDGLLVDLGVSTYQLKAEGRGFSFNQDEPLDMRMNLENNLTAYHIVNTYPEEKLADIIYNYGEENFSRRIARAIVQNRPIQTTRQLVEVIKRALPYKEVHNRKRHFATKTFQAIRIEVNKEIENISKFLEFAPDYLNSGGRLAIISFHSLEDRIVKHVFKNDKRLKPIGDFISPTTFEVAENPRARSAKLRLAERV